One Miscanthus floridulus cultivar M001 chromosome 11, ASM1932011v1, whole genome shotgun sequence DNA window includes the following coding sequences:
- the LOC136490794 gene encoding SUPPRESSOR OF GAMMA RESPONSE 1-like translates to METSWIMNVLGFAEKIRSAAQSFTLQFGELFAKPHIKCTNCNCDIDISNVSLVWPALPAGVKFDPTDLELLQHLQGKSSQPNSVPHTLIDEFIPTIKEEEGICYTHPKNLPGMKMDGSCLHFFNRVLNAYDTGKRKRRRIIATSDICDGVANGNSRWHKTGASKPVLDENGVRKGWKKILVLYKAPKKVGGKPERKNWVMHQYHLGVNEDETNGEFVVCKVFYQSPLKKNDKSETDVAVESDASVAKINPRTPMTNPPQPRRLNNSPCNTEQYTPIHEDQGEEECGTSKMKIEAAECSACFAELSPAVPTSHELQRTPMTDPPQPHRLNNCPCNTEQHIHIQVDQGEEECSTSKVKVEAAECSACVAELPPAIPTSDEPMQPADALDAGLDASLPVDGPSMELFDGLPDLDLPFTGTPSGGGISLDDIFGPKDSLGSWPYGFL, encoded by the exons ATGGAGAC TTCATGGATTATGAATGTGTTGGGTTTTGCTGAGAAAATAAGAAGTGCAGCTCAGTCGTTTACCCTCCAATTTGGTGAACTTTTTGCAAAACCACATATCAAATGCACCAACTGCAACTGCGACATTGATATTAGTAAT GTTTCTTTGGTGTGGCCAGCACTTCCTGCTGGTGTCAAATTTGATCCCACGGATCTGGAACTTCTGCAGCATCTGCAAGGAAAATCCAGCCAGCCAAATTCAGTGCCCCATACGCTTATTGATGAATTTATACCTACTATAAAAGAGGAGGAGGGAATTTGCTATACACATCCCAAAAATCTGCCTG GTATGAAGATGGATGGCAGCTGCCTCCATTTCTTTAATAGAGTATTAAACGCATATGACACCGGTAAGCGCAAGCGTCGAAGGATTATTGCCACCAGCGACATTTGTGACGGTGTTGCTAATGGGAACAGCAGGTGGCATAAGACCGGAGCATCCAAACCCGTATTGGACGAGAATGGTGTGAGAAAAGGCTGGAAGAAGATCTTAGTTCTTTATAAAGCTCCAAAGAAAGTTGGTGGCAAGCCAGAAAGAAAGAATTGGGTGATGCATCAGTACCATCTTGGTGTAAACGAAGATGAAACTAATGGGGAATTTGTAGTCTGTAAAGTATTCTACCAATCGCCattgaagaaaaatgacaagtcTGAAACAGATGTTGCAGTTGAATCTGATGCATCTGTTGCAAAAATCAATCCTAGGACCCCAATGACAAATCCTCCCCAGCCCCGTCGGCTGAACAACAGCCCATGCAACACTGAGCAGTATACCCCCATTCATGAGGATCAG ggggaagaagagtgtggcacaTCTAAGATGAAGATTGAAGCAGCTGAATGCTCTGCGTGCTTTGCTGAATTATCACCAGCTGTGCCTACCTCGCATGAACTCCAGAGGACCCCAATGACAGATCCTCCCCAGCCCCATCGCCTGAACAACTGCCCATGTAACACCGAGCAGCATATCCACATTCAGGTGGATCAG GGGGAAGAAGAATGTAGCACATCCAAGGTGAAGGTTGAAGCAGCGGAATGCTCTGCATGCGTTGCTGAATTACCACCAGCTATTCCTACCTCGGATGAACCCATGCAGCCTGCGGATGCCCTGGACGCAGGACTTGACGCATCTCTACCCGTCGATGGTCCTAGCATGGAGCTGTTTGATGGTTTGCCTGACCTGGATCTTCCATTCACTGGAACACCTTCAGGTGGTGGTATCAGTTTAGAT GACATCTTCGGACCAAAGGATAGCCTTGGGTCCTGGCCATACGGCTTCCTCTGA